From Trueperella pecoris, a single genomic window includes:
- a CDS encoding sensor histidine kinase, whose product MRTSRLLQGGRRCATPSWTATPYVDTAPAATTPGGDEAAVVETRLVNAELDRLAGLVNDMLTLAKTEGKPGGGEELDGADVVMDEARRLRAMGVPAEVYLDYGPVFADPGSMSHIVRNLADNAARHTVGWVRLGVENVERVPFAQGTGWIAIHVDNEGDPIPEADRERVFERFVRLEEHRGSHSGSGLGLAIARTLARTFAGELTAGDDGHGHCRFTLWMPRYDVDIVAAD is encoded by the coding sequence GTGCGGACGTCCAGGCTATTGCAGGGCGGACGCAGGTGCGCGACGCCGTCGTGGACCGCCACGCCCTACGTTGACACGGCCCCCGCTGCGACGACGCCGGGTGGCGACGAGGCCGCCGTCGTCGAAACCAGGCTGGTCAATGCCGAACTTGACCGCTTGGCCGGGCTCGTGAACGACATGCTGACACTTGCCAAGACCGAAGGAAAACCGGGCGGGGGAGAAGAGCTTGACGGCGCCGACGTCGTCATGGACGAGGCCCGCAGATTGCGTGCCATGGGCGTTCCTGCCGAGGTCTACCTCGACTACGGCCCGGTATTTGCCGATCCTGGCTCAATGAGTCACATTGTGCGCAACCTGGCCGATAATGCCGCCCGGCACACCGTCGGCTGGGTGCGACTGGGGGTGGAGAACGTCGAGCGTGTGCCGTTCGCGCAGGGAACCGGCTGGATCGCCATTCACGTGGACAACGAGGGCGATCCGATCCCGGAAGCGGACCGCGAACGCGTCTTTGAGCGCTTCGTTCGCCTCGAGGAGCACCGTGGATCACATAGTGGTAGTGGCCTCGGCCTTGCCATCGCCCGGACGCTCGCGCGCACCTTCGCGGGCGAGCTCACCGCCGGCGACGACGGCCACGGTCACTGCCGTTTCACCCTCTGGATGCCGCGATACGATGTCGATATCGTCGCCGCTGATTAG
- a CDS encoding S8 family serine peptidase encodes MKRKLISGLAVVALSLAVAVPARAVPEPPPLPPASDLTFVDETVPVIVTLEKQATGKDSGLVAGLAKDLAAKYGLTIDRQFSYLVNAFSAQAPASALRDLALEPGVASVDRMRLYYPTMESALGLTQVDKAAKSYGVDGRGLVVSIVDSGIDTAHQDMVLDSDVSPRIAPTEGFTAKIPYGYNFADENTQVKDTTASQHGMHVAGIVAANGGDEANVVSNGRVNGVAPNAQLLAMKVFSNNPKKKGARGDDVMAAIEESVKRGADVINLSLGSPNGHEGQSLGEQRVIAKARAAGVEVIVAAGNEGQNGSTSGSNDDALGYLDDGTVGAPSTGNDAWSVASIENSKVVRSLGIASSNGKEHRFGYDLQAGQTDEKEYELADAGYGSIDDTLNKDFAGKIMLIQRGGKPGTEPLTFADKFKSAEIAKAAGVIVYNHEKGGDEIPGMAGIEKFTFPGAAIGHSDGLALVQMIKAGKTTVKLTNDRTVADNPASVEPSSFTSWGSAPELGFKPEIAGIGGNVYSTINDNKYGTKSGTSMAAPHVAGVAALMIERGAKDNPELSRGELVNHNRIALSNTARIPMKGDVPFAPRQVGAGLVQVQDALATRVSATVNGLPNVALKEVKGQTSFTVRLTNDAAEERTFTAGATCVVNENNSVKDKAQTYCSTTDSIVASGTKVTVPAGGSANVTYTLTTSGDPHWTQGWATFTSNDEGQPDISVPYLGFAGDWNAERIVDYPSYKGQPKPILSALGSIPTHTSLYTTINSGEYTFGDGEQFISPNGDKLADRVYAKLAMLRNAKKLQVSVLDAQGNHIRDVGMKDEVTRPTIKAQVGMPANAMQVDLAEYAFDGRVYNAQKAAFEDVPDGAYQMRISTTIGEGFEPQILDMPFGIDRVAPVIEVVSTEKNADGDYVVKVKATDDYSGVNAVQGRFTAPAGLVVKDEKPQGDVHTLVIKGEVADKVGYFEIYASDRATNVVRHTVMLGDNKLLLDSDETLKKLTHIGKTTVSDQTDEELVRDGKLVLSGHASTEIVSVRAGDASAKVAPSGRFELNPAVSEGTNTITVEGLNAAGQVVASKVYSFVYDPKAPVVTISAPRDLETIQKQVATGTVHIRGTVADNIDTITSVTILGEQYDVVDGAFAADVHVEADMSNLSVYARDKAGNLGVGALALMPADEAKPLELKANLGFDGNFNVVSGDNEALTRTGENEYSFSYKGAFNRAPGKFIVRGKEVTVGKDGTFETEVPLKEGITDFNVTIIDTNGKELVNAQIKVLLDLHAPNIEMTKPNIHPDGAIYLREPGEVEFAGSVSDNAFGYKLSINGDVVEEFLTLDDPSAEVNKRNFSKKINAKDADKVLVLLRDQVDNTYLQLIPVIVDGQAPQVNVDGLTADEQVPANQTREVKVSVEDEHLSGASVYLDGKLVDARQSVIRTAKGAGTVINEDFGKVKTKESAPGESAPLTAGKDDAGAKAAAAAGSEADQEAPEGEGHTLLTFTVGPEFAVGKHELFVTASDKAGNRTDVAIPFAVEVEDESGKGGQSEGGQPSDQIIVPGIEDKDLVDLTKRGPDGWSTWEPGKVTDREVVASASAKKPLSHTGAAVTTLGILAGSLLLVGVAIRKRTRSTL; translated from the coding sequence ATGAAGAGAAAACTCATCTCCGGGCTCGCGGTTGTGGCGCTGAGCCTGGCTGTGGCGGTGCCGGCACGGGCAGTACCCGAGCCGCCGCCACTTCCGCCCGCATCGGACCTTACTTTCGTGGACGAGACCGTGCCGGTCATCGTCACGTTGGAAAAGCAGGCCACCGGAAAGGACAGCGGCCTTGTGGCGGGCCTGGCCAAAGATTTGGCCGCCAAGTATGGATTGACGATCGATCGCCAGTTCTCCTACCTCGTCAACGCCTTCTCCGCGCAGGCGCCGGCGAGCGCGCTGCGGGACTTGGCGCTCGAGCCGGGCGTGGCGTCCGTGGACCGGATGCGCCTGTACTACCCGACCATGGAGTCCGCACTCGGGCTAACCCAAGTTGACAAGGCTGCGAAATCCTATGGTGTCGATGGACGTGGCCTCGTCGTTTCGATTGTTGATTCCGGTATCGACACTGCGCACCAAGACATGGTGCTCGATTCGGACGTTAGCCCGCGGATCGCTCCCACTGAAGGATTCACGGCGAAGATTCCATACGGATACAACTTTGCTGACGAGAACACGCAGGTCAAGGACACGACGGCGTCGCAGCACGGCATGCACGTGGCAGGTATTGTGGCGGCAAACGGTGGTGATGAAGCCAACGTTGTTTCCAATGGTCGCGTCAATGGTGTCGCTCCTAATGCTCAGCTTCTGGCTATGAAGGTCTTTTCAAATAACCCGAAAAAGAAGGGCGCACGTGGCGACGACGTCATGGCGGCCATCGAAGAATCGGTCAAGCGCGGAGCGGATGTCATCAATCTTTCTCTCGGCTCGCCCAACGGGCATGAGGGGCAGTCACTGGGAGAACAGCGTGTCATTGCCAAGGCCCGTGCGGCCGGCGTCGAAGTGATTGTTGCAGCAGGTAATGAGGGCCAGAACGGGTCGACGTCGGGCTCTAACGATGATGCTCTTGGTTACCTCGATGACGGAACCGTTGGCGCGCCTTCCACCGGGAACGATGCTTGGTCAGTGGCTTCCATCGAGAATTCGAAGGTTGTGCGTTCGCTAGGTATTGCCTCTTCGAACGGAAAAGAACATCGTTTCGGTTATGACCTACAGGCCGGCCAAACTGATGAGAAGGAATACGAGCTGGCCGACGCCGGATACGGTAGCATTGACGACACGCTGAATAAGGATTTCGCGGGCAAGATCATGCTCATTCAGCGTGGCGGAAAGCCGGGAACCGAACCGTTGACTTTTGCCGACAAGTTTAAGTCCGCCGAAATTGCTAAGGCCGCCGGCGTGATCGTGTATAACCACGAAAAGGGTGGCGACGAGATCCCCGGCATGGCAGGCATTGAGAAGTTCACCTTCCCAGGTGCAGCGATTGGTCACAGTGACGGCCTCGCTTTGGTACAGATGATTAAAGCTGGCAAGACCACGGTCAAACTCACTAATGACCGCACCGTCGCTGACAATCCTGCCTCTGTCGAGCCCTCATCGTTTACGTCCTGGGGATCGGCACCTGAGCTTGGCTTCAAGCCGGAGATCGCCGGTATCGGCGGCAACGTCTATTCCACGATTAATGACAATAAGTATGGGACGAAGTCTGGCACTTCCATGGCTGCACCGCATGTGGCCGGCGTCGCGGCGCTTATGATCGAACGCGGCGCGAAGGATAACCCTGAGCTTTCACGCGGTGAGCTTGTAAATCACAACCGTATCGCGTTGTCGAACACCGCACGTATTCCGATGAAGGGCGATGTGCCCTTCGCGCCACGCCAGGTCGGCGCGGGTCTCGTTCAGGTTCAGGATGCGCTTGCTACTCGTGTTTCTGCGACCGTAAATGGCTTGCCGAATGTGGCGCTCAAGGAAGTGAAGGGCCAGACCTCGTTCACGGTGAGGTTGACCAACGACGCCGCCGAGGAGCGTACCTTTACTGCGGGCGCCACGTGTGTGGTGAACGAGAATAATTCGGTGAAGGATAAGGCGCAGACCTATTGCTCGACGACGGACTCCATTGTCGCTTCGGGGACGAAGGTGACTGTCCCGGCGGGTGGAAGCGCGAACGTCACCTACACTTTGACGACCTCGGGTGATCCGCACTGGACGCAAGGCTGGGCGACTTTCACCTCCAACGACGAGGGCCAGCCAGATATTTCGGTGCCATACCTTGGCTTTGCTGGTGATTGGAACGCTGAGCGGATTGTGGATTACCCCTCGTACAAGGGGCAGCCGAAGCCGATACTGTCAGCGCTTGGCTCGATCCCAACCCACACTTCGCTCTATACCACCATTAATTCAGGTGAATACACGTTCGGTGATGGGGAACAATTCATTTCTCCCAACGGAGACAAATTGGCCGATCGGGTTTATGCGAAGCTTGCGATGTTGCGCAATGCTAAAAAGCTGCAGGTCTCGGTGCTCGACGCACAGGGCAATCATATTCGTGATGTCGGAATGAAAGATGAAGTAACGCGTCCTACGATAAAGGCTCAGGTCGGAATGCCTGCTAATGCAATGCAAGTCGATCTTGCTGAGTATGCGTTTGATGGACGCGTTTACAATGCTCAGAAGGCCGCGTTTGAAGATGTACCCGATGGCGCGTACCAGATGCGCATCTCGACCACTATTGGCGAAGGTTTTGAGCCTCAGATCCTCGACATGCCTTTCGGTATTGATCGAGTAGCGCCTGTTATTGAGGTCGTGTCAACTGAGAAGAATGCTGATGGTGACTACGTCGTAAAGGTGAAGGCAACCGACGATTATTCGGGTGTTAACGCCGTCCAGGGGCGCTTCACTGCGCCTGCCGGGTTGGTAGTTAAGGACGAAAAGCCGCAGGGCGATGTTCATACTCTTGTGATTAAGGGAGAAGTGGCTGACAAGGTTGGCTACTTTGAGATTTATGCGTCCGATCGTGCAACCAACGTTGTCCGACACACTGTCATGCTTGGTGATAACAAGTTGCTCCTAGATTCGGATGAAACCCTGAAGAAACTGACGCATATCGGCAAGACGACCGTCTCTGACCAGACTGATGAGGAGCTAGTCAGGGATGGCAAGCTTGTTCTCAGTGGACATGCTTCTACTGAGATCGTGAGTGTGCGTGCGGGTGATGCGAGCGCCAAGGTGGCTCCTTCCGGTCGTTTTGAGCTGAACCCGGCCGTGAGTGAAGGTACGAACACGATTACCGTTGAGGGGCTCAACGCGGCAGGTCAGGTTGTGGCGAGCAAGGTCTATTCCTTCGTTTACGATCCAAAGGCGCCTGTGGTGACGATTAGCGCTCCACGTGACCTGGAGACGATTCAGAAGCAGGTCGCTACTGGAACCGTTCACATTAGAGGTACCGTTGCCGATAACATTGACACGATTACCTCTGTGACGATTCTGGGCGAGCAGTACGACGTCGTTGATGGGGCATTCGCGGCGGACGTTCACGTGGAAGCGGACATGTCTAATCTGTCGGTTTACGCTCGTGACAAGGCTGGCAACCTAGGCGTTGGGGCACTCGCCCTCATGCCTGCCGACGAGGCAAAGCCTCTTGAACTTAAGGCAAACCTGGGCTTTGACGGCAACTTTAATGTGGTTTCGGGTGACAATGAGGCGCTGACGCGCACCGGTGAGAACGAGTATTCGTTTAGCTACAAGGGAGCTTTCAATCGTGCCCCGGGCAAGTTCATTGTTCGTGGCAAGGAAGTGACCGTCGGCAAGGATGGAACATTTGAAACCGAGGTGCCTCTCAAAGAAGGGATCACGGACTTCAATGTCACGATCATTGATACCAACGGCAAAGAGCTTGTCAATGCTCAGATCAAGGTATTACTTGATCTGCATGCGCCCAACATTGAAATGACCAAGCCCAACATTCACCCCGATGGAGCGATTTATCTACGTGAGCCCGGGGAAGTTGAGTTTGCCGGATCAGTCTCCGATAACGCTTTTGGCTACAAGCTTTCCATCAATGGAGATGTCGTGGAGGAATTCCTTACCCTCGACGACCCCTCCGCCGAGGTCAACAAGCGTAACTTCTCCAAGAAGATCAACGCCAAGGATGCAGATAAGGTTCTTGTCCTCCTGCGCGATCAGGTCGACAACACTTACCTCCAGCTCATTCCGGTAATTGTGGATGGGCAAGCACCTCAGGTTAATGTTGATGGACTCACGGCAGATGAACAGGTTCCTGCAAACCAGACTCGCGAGGTGAAGGTCTCGGTTGAAGACGAGCACTTGTCCGGTGCTTCTGTTTATCTGGACGGAAAGCTCGTTGATGCTCGCCAGAGCGTCATCAGAACTGCCAAGGGGGCAGGAACGGTGATCAACGAAGACTTTGGCAAGGTTAAGACGAAGGAATCGGCTCCTGGTGAGTCTGCTCCACTAACCGCCGGCAAAGATGACGCTGGCGCCAAAGCCGCTGCCGCGGCGGGTAGCGAAGCAGATCAAGAGGCGCCTGAAGGTGAGGGACATACCCTGTTGACCTTTACCGTAGGGCCAGAATTTGCGGTAGGGAAGCACGAGCTGTTCGTGACTGCATCGGATAAAGCCGGAAACCGGACGGATGTCGCGATTCCTTTTGCTGTTGAAGTTGAGGATGAGTCTGGTAAGGGTGGACAGTCAGAGGGCGGACAGCCATCTGATCAGATCATTGTTCCCGGTATCGAGGATAAGGACCTTGTGGACCTGACGAAGCGTGGGCCGGATGGGTGGTCGACGTGGGAGCCTGGGAAGGTTACGGACCGTGAGGTCGTTGCCTCCGCTAGTGCCAAGAAACCGCTGTCGCACACGGGCGCAGCGGTGACAACCCTAGGTATCCTTGCTGGTTCGCTACTCCTTGTAGGTGTAGCGATCCGTAAGCGTACACGCTCGACCTTGTAA
- a CDS encoding GNAT family N-acetyltransferase, with product MSIRIRPATALDAPAVAAVHRASWEDTYRSLLTEEAIARHTASMDGVWQARLADPGATTTWVAVDEDIVGFLLVEAMGPGHPATLRVGGLYLLPRVKRRGYGRALLEYAIADVPAYAQVAVANRDAIDFWRALGFNEISTEFDEGFGADLATLVRE from the coding sequence ATGAGCATTCGGATTCGCCCAGCTACGGCCCTTGATGCCCCCGCCGTCGCCGCCGTTCACCGTGCTTCCTGGGAAGACACCTACCGTAGCCTTCTGACGGAGGAGGCCATCGCACGCCATACGGCGTCGATGGATGGCGTGTGGCAGGCCCGCCTTGCGGACCCGGGCGCGACGACCACATGGGTCGCGGTGGATGAGGATATCGTGGGCTTCCTCCTCGTCGAAGCCATGGGCCCCGGACACCCGGCGACGTTGCGGGTGGGTGGGTTGTACCTGCTTCCGCGGGTCAAGCGGCGCGGCTACGGGCGTGCGCTCCTGGAATACGCGATCGCGGACGTGCCCGCCTACGCCCAGGTTGCCGTGGCAAACAGGGACGCGATCGATTTTTGGCGAGCGCTTGGATTTAATGAGATATCAACGGAGTTTGACGAGGGTTTCGGCGCCGATCTGGCGACGCTCGTACGTGAGTGA
- a CDS encoding DUF4300 family protein translates to MFSTAASPPTKDKDKAARVADVEKYLADHKVSYASGPASVISVCIHDTLDAEGYSFVGHTGVRVDISDGILFVEKLAFDAPYRAVTFASRSELKDYLRSMYDDGPTMDYGSPLIFENGAPLH, encoded by the coding sequence ATGTTCTCTACGGCCGCATCCCCCCCGACGAAGGACAAGGACAAGGCCGCCCGCGTCGCCGACGTCGAAAAGTACCTCGCCGATCACAAGGTCAGCTACGCCTCGGGGCCGGCCTCAGTCATCTCCGTCTGCATCCACGACACGCTGGATGCCGAGGGTTATTCCTTCGTCGGCCACACGGGCGTGCGTGTAGACATCAGCGACGGGATCCTCTTTGTGGAGAAGCTTGCCTTCGACGCACCCTACCGAGCCGTCACCTTCGCCTCACGATCGGAGCTCAAAGACTATCTCCGCTCCATGTACGACGACGGGCCCACCATGGATTACGGCTCTCCGCTCATCTTCGAAAACGGTGCGCCGCTCCACTAG
- a CDS encoding winged helix-turn-helix domain-containing protein: MWGEDFEGNENIVEVDVRKIRQKINVPYGSELLRTIRGAGYRLAARGA; encoded by the coding sequence GTGTGGGGAGAGGACTTCGAGGGCAACGAGAATATCGTCGAGGTCGACGTGCGCAAGATTCGGCAAAAGATCAACGTGCCCTACGGTAGCGAGCTCCTGAGGACGATCAGAGGTGCAGGTTATCGGCTTGCCGCGCGCGGAGCATAA
- a CDS encoding GNAT family N-acetyltransferase — MNFLTDTFGDEFGDLPDDFDQWVDYYVDTWQPENGGLIAWKGNVPAGGAWLLWGTDDEHGFGHVIEGVPEVAIAVERRYAGLNIGAQLLEAAADMARAAGAPAISLSVAPENERARRLYVRLGYEPTGKVVEGHCVMMKQFAV, encoded by the coding sequence TTGAACTTTTTGACTGACACATTCGGAGACGAGTTCGGGGACCTGCCTGACGATTTTGACCAGTGGGTCGACTACTACGTTGACACCTGGCAGCCTGAAAACGGCGGCCTCATCGCCTGGAAGGGCAACGTCCCCGCCGGCGGGGCCTGGTTGCTCTGGGGCACAGATGATGAGCACGGCTTCGGCCACGTGATTGAAGGCGTGCCGGAGGTGGCCATCGCCGTGGAGCGGCGCTACGCCGGCCTGAACATCGGAGCCCAGTTGCTTGAGGCGGCAGCAGACATGGCCCGCGCCGCCGGCGCACCGGCCATCTCACTCTCGGTCGCGCCCGAAAATGAGCGCGCACGCCGGCTTTACGTGCGCCTGGGTTATGAGCCCACGGGGAAGGTCGTCGAGGGACACTGTGTCATGATGAAACAATTTGCCGTGTAA
- a CDS encoding nitroreductase family protein produces the protein MNDTIRTQLAHRTIREFTSTPVPEETMQTLFDVAMRTSTSRGFQHAAIIRVKDHAKREQLAQIGNQPYIARATELLVAIVDARRSVRILQEKGLDPSPATAMDVFREGFTDAVLMIQSMSLAAESLGLGVAHLGSVLNDYGRLIDVLELPRLTFPVLGMILGYPDQSPQLKPRMGKHLRVMTDVYREPASWLDELEEYDARMRTYYDLREANRRVDEFTTQIARKLSAPPSKSFIDDVERQGFAVHPAP, from the coding sequence ATGAACGACACAATCCGCACGCAGCTTGCCCACCGCACGATCCGCGAATTCACCTCCACGCCGGTGCCTGAAGAGACCATGCAGACGCTGTTCGACGTCGCCATGCGCACCTCGACCTCGCGGGGCTTTCAACATGCGGCCATCATCCGGGTCAAGGACCATGCCAAGCGCGAACAGCTCGCCCAGATCGGCAACCAGCCCTACATCGCCCGCGCCACGGAGCTGCTTGTCGCCATCGTCGATGCCCGCCGCTCGGTGCGGATCTTGCAGGAAAAGGGGCTTGATCCGAGCCCGGCCACCGCAATGGATGTCTTCCGTGAGGGCTTCACGGACGCGGTGCTCATGATTCAGTCGATGTCGCTGGCAGCGGAGAGCCTCGGCCTCGGGGTGGCTCACCTGGGTTCCGTCCTCAACGACTATGGTCGCCTCATTGACGTCTTGGAGTTGCCGCGTTTGACCTTTCCCGTGCTCGGCATGATCCTGGGCTATCCCGACCAGAGCCCGCAGCTCAAGCCCCGAATGGGTAAACATCTGAGGGTCATGACCGACGTCTACCGCGAACCTGCCTCCTGGCTTGATGAGCTGGAGGAATACGACGCACGTATGCGCACCTATTACGACCTGCGCGAGGCAAATCGCCGAGTCGATGAATTCACTACCCAGATCGCGCGCAAGCTGAGCGCGCCGCCGTCGAAAAGCTTCATCGACGACGTCGAACGGCAGGGTTTCGCGGTTCACCCGGCCCCATAG
- a CDS encoding IS110 family transposase: protein MEPGDFKIWLGIDVGKADHWATAVNDSGELVYSHSLPNDESKLRAIYDDLAAQGRLLIVVDQPATIGALAVAVAQSMAIAVAYLPGLAMRRIADLYPGNAKTDQRDAFIIAHAARTTPHTLRTLRTIDEDEAELGMLTGFDDDLARQITQTRNRIRGLLTQIHPGLERVIGPRLDHPAILAMLQTWPVPAALKKAGHSRIGAKLKKHGARRWQAWANEIIDALATQTVTVTGTNAAAIVIPHLAHTLAGLYHQRDDIETQIEKLVTEHPLYPVLTSMPGIGVRTTAVIIAELAGKEFDSAANLASYAGLVPRTRQSGTSIKSENVSHTGNKRLKRALFLSAFASLRADPISRRYYDKKRLNGKRHNQAIIALAHRRLTVIYAMLRDGTFYETQPPKKAA, encoded by the coding sequence ATGGAACCTGGAGATTTCAAGATCTGGCTGGGTATAGACGTGGGAAAGGCTGACCACTGGGCAACCGCTGTTAACGATTCCGGTGAGCTGGTTTACTCCCACTCTTTGCCTAACGATGAAAGCAAACTACGCGCGATTTATGACGATCTAGCAGCCCAAGGTCGTTTGCTAATAGTTGTCGATCAACCCGCGACAATTGGCGCTTTAGCTGTCGCAGTTGCACAATCGATGGCAATCGCTGTCGCATATCTACCAGGCCTGGCGATGCGGCGCATCGCAGACTTATACCCAGGCAATGCGAAAACTGACCAACGCGATGCGTTCATCATCGCCCACGCAGCTCGTACAACGCCTCACACGCTGCGAACTCTTCGCACTATCGACGAAGACGAAGCCGAGCTGGGGATGCTCACCGGGTTCGACGACGACCTCGCACGCCAGATCACCCAGACTCGTAACCGCATCCGCGGTTTGTTGACACAGATTCACCCAGGACTAGAACGCGTGATTGGACCACGCCTGGACCATCCAGCAATCCTAGCCATGCTACAAACCTGGCCTGTTCCTGCCGCATTGAAGAAAGCTGGCCACTCTCGCATTGGCGCCAAACTCAAGAAACACGGAGCCAGGCGCTGGCAAGCATGGGCCAATGAGATTATCGACGCTCTTGCCACACAGACAGTGACCGTGACAGGCACAAACGCGGCAGCCATTGTCATCCCACACCTAGCACACACCTTAGCCGGGCTCTACCACCAGCGTGATGATATCGAGACACAAATCGAGAAGCTGGTGACCGAACACCCTCTTTACCCGGTCCTCACCTCCATGCCAGGAATTGGGGTGAGGACCACCGCTGTGATCATCGCCGAGCTTGCAGGAAAAGAATTCGACTCCGCCGCCAATCTCGCCTCCTACGCAGGCCTAGTACCAAGAACACGTCAGTCTGGAACATCAATTAAATCCGAGAACGTATCCCACACAGGCAACAAACGCCTCAAACGAGCCCTATTCCTGTCCGCCTTCGCTTCCCTACGTGCCGATCCCATTTCACGACGCTATTACGACAAGAAACGCCTTAACGGAAAACGACACAACCAAGCCATCATCGCCCTAGCCCACCGACGCCTAACCGTCATCTACGCCATGTTACGAGACGGCACCTTCTACGAAACCCAGCCCCCTAAAAAAGCCGCCTAG